The Mastomys coucha isolate ucsf_1 unplaced genomic scaffold, UCSF_Mcou_1 pScaffold4, whole genome shotgun sequence genome has a segment encoding these proteins:
- the Fgf22 gene encoding fibroblast growth factor 22 isoform X1, translated as MRRRLWLGLAWLLLARAPGAPGGYPHLEGDVRWRRLFSSTHFFLRMDPGGRVQGTRWRHGQDSIVEIRSVRVGTVVIKAVYSGFYVAMNHRGRLYGSRVYTVDCRFQERIEENGYNTYASRRWRHHGRPMFLALDSQGIPRQGRRTRRHQLSTHFLPVLVSS; from the exons ATGCGCCGCCGCCTCTGGCTGGGCCTAGCCTGGCTGCTGCTGGCGCGGGCACCGGGAGCTCCGGGCGGATACCCGCATCTGGAGGGCGACGTACGCTGGCGCCGCCTCTTCTCCTCCACCCACTTTTTTCTGCGTATGGACCCTGGTGGTCGGGTGCAGGGGACGCGTTGGCGGCACGGCCAGGACA GTATTGTTGAGATACGTTCTGTCCGTGTGGGGACTGTGGTGATCAAAGCTGTGTACTCAGGCTTCTATGTGGCCATGAATCACAGGGGCCGCCTCTATGGGTCG CGGGTCTACACTGTGGACTGTAGGTTCCAGGAGCGCATCGAGGAGAACGGCTACAACACATACGCCTCCCGACGTTGGAGGCACCACGGCCGACCCATGTTCTTGGCACTTGACAGCCAGGGCATTCCCAGGCAAGGCAGACGGACACGACGGCACCAACTGTCCACACACTTCCTGCCAGTCCTGGTCTCGTCTTGA
- the Rnf126 gene encoding E3 ubiquitin-protein ligase RNF126, with protein sequence MAEASPQPGRYFCHCCSVEIVPRLPDYICPRCESGFIEELPEETRNTENGSAPSTAPTDQNRQPFENVDQHLFTLPQGYSQFAFGIFDDSFEIPTFPPGAQADDGRDPESRREREHQSRHRYGARQPRARLTARRATGRHEGVPTLEGIIQQLVNGIISPAAVPSLGLGPWGVLHSNPMDYAWGANGLDAIITQLLNQFENTGPPPADKEKIQALPTVPVTEEHVGSGLECPVCKEDYALGESVRQLPCNHLFHDSCIVPWLEQHDSCPVCRKSLTGQNTATNPPGLTGVGFSSSSSSSSSSSPSNENPATSNS encoded by the exons GATTACATCTGCCCAAGGTGCGAGTCTGGCTTCATCGAGGAGCTTCCAGAAGAGACCAG GAACACAGAAAATGGCTCGGCCCCCTCCACTGCCCCCACCGACCAGAACCGGCAGCCATTTGAG AATGTGGACCAGCACCTGTTCACGCTGCCACAGGGATACAGCCAGTTTGCTTTTGGCATCTTCGACGATAGCTTTGAGATTCCCACGTTCCCTCCTGGGGCCCAGGCTGATGATGGCAGGGACCCTGAGAGCCGACGGGAGAGAGAGCACCAGTCTCGGCATCGGTATGGGGCCCGGCAGCCCCGTGCCCGCCTCACTGCCCGGCGGGCCACTGGCCGGCATGAAGGTGTCCCCACGCTGGAAGG GATCATCCAGCAGCTCGTGAATGgcatcatctctccagccgctGTACCCAGCCTGGGCCTTGGTCCCTG GGGCGTCCTGCACTCGAACCCAATGGACTACGCTTGGGGGGCCAACGGCCTGGACGCCATCATCACGCAG CTCCTCAATCAGTTTGAGAACACCGGCCCCCCACCTGCAGACAAGGAGAAGATTCAGGCTCTCCCCACAGTCCCAGTCACAGAGGAGCACGTGG GCTCAGGGCTAGAGTGCCCAGTGTGCAAAGAAGACTACGCGCTGGGTGAGAGTGTGCGGCAACTGCCCTGCAACCACCTGTTCCACGACAGCTGCATCGTGCCCTGGCTAGAGCAG catGACAGCTGCCCGGTCTGCCGCAAAAGCCTCACTGGACAGAACACAGCCACCAACCCCCCGGGCCTGACTGGTGTTGGTTTCTCCTCCTCGTCGTCGTCCTCCTCTTCCAGCTCACCCAGCAACGAGAACCCAGCCACAAGCAACTCCTGA
- the Fgf22 gene encoding fibroblast growth factor 22 isoform X2 codes for MRRRLWLGLAWLLLARAPGAPGGYPHLEGDVRWRRLFSSTHFFLRMDPGGRVQGTRWRHGQDSIVEIRSVRVGTVVIKAVYSGFYVAMNHRGRLYGSVPGAHRGERLQHIRLPTLEAPRPTHVLGT; via the exons ATGCGCCGCCGCCTCTGGCTGGGCCTAGCCTGGCTGCTGCTGGCGCGGGCACCGGGAGCTCCGGGCGGATACCCGCATCTGGAGGGCGACGTACGCTGGCGCCGCCTCTTCTCCTCCACCCACTTTTTTCTGCGTATGGACCCTGGTGGTCGGGTGCAGGGGACGCGTTGGCGGCACGGCCAGGACA GTATTGTTGAGATACGTTCTGTCCGTGTGGGGACTGTGGTGATCAAAGCTGTGTACTCAGGCTTCTATGTGGCCATGAATCACAGGGGCCGCCTCTATGGGTCG GTTCCAGGAGCGCATCGAGGAGAACGGCTACAACACATACGCCTCCCGACGTTGGAGGCACCACGGCCGACCCATGTTCTTGGCACTTGA